The window CCCAGGCGCCGGCATCATGTTCTGTATGGCCCCCTCCAGGGCCACCCACCCCACGTGGCCTTCTTTAGAGCCATCTGGGTCTCCATGTCCTGTCATGTGGGTGCTGTGGCCTCCACCTGAAATGCTCCCCACACCCCAGCCTGCCCTCAGGACCTGGGAACCACAGGCTCTGAAGTGACAGGCACAGGCGGGCTGGGGACAGGGGCACTTGAGGATCATGGACATCACTTCCTACCTTCCCAGCATCAGTTTTCCAGCTgatctttcttcccttcccagtGACATTTATTTCAAACCAACTCCATGCCCATAAACCTCTGGGCCTACCTGTTCTTCCTGGGGCTTAAATGACACCACCCCCCCTCCAGACACCGCGCAACCCGCGTGAGGAAAGCGTGGGATGAGCTTCCAGGGAGCCCTCGGGGTCTCAGCCACTGCCTCCCTAATGCAGAGTCAACATCGCCAGCAGCAGAGACCCCAGGTCCTGCCTGCACAGCGCCTAGTGCTGCTGTCCCCTGACCCCCATGCCCTGTCCTTGGCCTCCCTAATGGGCGTTTTCTGTCTTTAACTGCTCCAGAACCAAAACCAAGACATGACCCTGTGCCCAGCCCCACACTCTATCATGTGAGTTTAGAACCTCAAAATCCACAATGAACATAAATCCCTCCACCACCTCCTGCAATCCTGGGGCGTCACTGCCCTGTCTGTCCCTGTTGCAGCAAGCCAGGGGGCTCCGTGTTCTGCCTCTGGACACCTAGGCGGCTCCACGTCCTCACTGGGCCTTACTCTAGGGCTTTCCGCTATCGTGTGGTAAACCCTCAAAGCCTGGCCCTCGCCCCTGCCTGTGGCTGAGCTGTAGCCATGTGCTCTCCAGCGTGCCCCCCACAAGGGTGGGGTCCTGCAGACACCGCCGGCACCTCTGCTGCTCTCCTTCAGCTCTCGGCCTTCATCCTTCTTCCCACAACTTGATCTGGGTCACCCAGCAGCCCTCAAAGGGAGCTCAGGGGCAGTAGCATCGCTTGGGAATGTGTCTGAATGGAAACCTTTGAGTCTTTCCTGGAACTGCCCAGCCAGAGATGGGGTGCAACCCCCACTTTTTCTTTGACATTGAGATTAAATCCATGGGTTGGTGCAGGACACGGCACTGATCCTGGGTTTTCTTGGGCCCCCGCTGCTGCAGGCTGGAGGCTTGCAGACTGACCACTGATTGCTGCGAGGTGCTGTCCTCCGCCCTGTCCTGCAACCACTACCTGACCAGCCTGAACCTGCTGTGCAACAACTTCGACCCCTCAGGGATGACCCTGCTGTGCTCCGCCTTCTCCCGGCCCACGTGCAACCTAAGAATAATCGGGTGAGTCCCTGGCGAGTGTTCTGGGGCACAGGCCTACTTCTCAGGCAGGCAGGCTAGCTAGTGAGAAGCAGCCAGCTCTGTACCCAGCTGTGGGTACTGGCTGGGCCGCAGGCTCCATGCTGGACGCCAGGAGCATATGGAGTTGGAGGTGGAGGTTCAGCATCTCAGGAACTTGCTTTcaggtgggctggggagggggaggagggaatcTACTGATATTCAAGCCCAGAAATCAACAGAATGGTTCTACTCAGCAGCTAAAAGCAAGACCTGAGTCACTGGCACCCCTGCCGCAGCAGCAGCACCCAGTGGTAGCCAAGAGGCAGGTGATGGGTGAGCAGTGCCATCCACGTAGGCAGTGGAACATGGTGCCTTGAAGGGCAGTTCTGACCTGGCCCCGCAGGGGAGCCTGGAGGACACGACACTGAGTGGGCCAGGACAGTGGTGTGCTCTCCCATGAAGTGCATAGCCTGGTCTCAGGGTGCGAGGGGAAGTGGCTGGGGACTGGGCAGCTGGGGACGACACACAAGTTCTACAGGAGTGTCCAACAACACAAGTGTATTTACTGTCCCGGACTGCACCTAGAAGAGAGTAAGCagtcatttttaagtgtattaaaggttaaattaaaatataaggttCGGGGTCACTGCAGATGGTCAATGCCAAGGAGGGAGTGAGATATAAGAGCCGTATACCTGAGGAGGCACTCGCAGGTCACGGTGCTCCCCAGCAGCAGGCACTTGATCTGAGCCCTCAGGGCACACGGTGAGGTGGGAGCATTCCTGGCTGAGAGTCGAGGGAAGGTAATGAGAAGAGGGAGCAGTGGTAAAACCTGGGGTTGACGGGATGGTGGATGATAAGCCCGTGGTCAGGGAGAGCCTCagtccagatttttaaaatctgatcttTAGGATCCAGGAAGGCCTCCAGCAGCTCTGTATCTAAGGTGTGGTGGCATGTGACACAGGAGCTTGGGCAAGATCCAGAACAGGACAAAAGAGGTGGCCCAGCCCCAGAGGGCGGCACTAGTGAGAGCCAGGCTGAAGAGTCTGCCCCACACTGCTGTGCTGCATGGATGGAGCCACTTGAGGGAGTTCCCAGGGGCCAAGGGTCCCATCCTTTAAGAACAAGATCTCTTTCCCATGAAGGCCACAGCACAGAGACAGTTTCCCTGCCAAACACGGAAACTATCAGTAGAAGCTAAAGCCTTCATCCTGATGGTGAGCGGGGCTATGATTTGACGCTGGAGAAAGGAGCCTGCGGAATCAAGGACCCCCCCCTCAACACACAAAGGGGGGCAGTGGTGTCCTGGCAGCAGAGGGTTTACCGAGGCTTGGCATGTGTGTGACCAGCTGTGGCCCAGGCGTGACGCAGGTTGGCCAGTGGGCTTGGGCATCTTGAGAGTCGACAAGCTTCTCCAGGGCCAGCTGCTTGACCCAATGCTGGAACCGCAGGCACAGGGCTGGAATCGCAGGCCCAAGGACACCCTCATGAACCAGGACCTCCCTGGACCCACCTCCCAAGGGTCCTTCCACCTCCCACCACTCTGGGGACATTCTAAGTCCAGCAGTCTTTGGGGATCGTGTGACTGTGGACGTGGTGGAGAAGCGGACGTGGTTTCTGCTGATTGACCTATTCTGAGCCCATTTTCCCTTCTACAAAATCTACTTAAATACCTGTTTCTCCGCTCAGATGAGTGGAGTGAAGTTGGGGACTGCTCTGTCCATCGCTGTTCCTCCAGACCTCATGATAAGGCCTAGCACAGAGATCCTGGGGAAGGGCTGGTGACAGTGAACAGGAGGGGAGCCCAGGGTGGCCTCTGACATATCCAGGGGTTCCTTTGCCTGAAGGGACTGACCCATGTTCTGTGGGGAGCGTACTGTCCCCCTCAGGCATGCGGGGGGAAGGCTGGATCCTTTTCCAGGATCCCaggaggctggaggaagtggggagTCAAGGTCTCGGCGTAACAGGTGCCCTCTCTGCCCACAGCCTGTGGAAGGAGCAGTATCCCGTGCAGATAAGATGGCTGCTGGAGGATGTGCAGCGGCTCAGGCCCCACGTGGTGATCGACAGCAGCTGGTACTCCTTTGACGAGGACAACCGGTACTGGTGGAAAAGCTAAAGATGGGAGACCTCCATCTGCAGCCATCTGGACCTTGAGGAGTGGCTCCTCAGGGCTGCAGGGATGATCTggctctctgtcccctccccatgGTGGTGGTGATTCTCTTCCCGCACAACTTGGTTGCTGCATTTGAAGGTGGGGACCTTCAAGTCACAGGACCTTGGCATCTGTGTCGGTCCCACACTGAGCACAGAGGGAGTAAAATAAACACAGCATTTGGAAATGTCCCCGAGTGGGCGTCTCCACCAGCTGGGGGTGAGGGTGTAGGGGCAGGGTGGGAGGACCTGGGTCCTGAGAGGTGACCCCACAGGCATCACACTGTTGCTGGCTCTGAAGCTCTGGCTGGTCATCTGGGTAGTGACCTGCCACTCTGACCTCCAAACAAAGCTGGAGCCCTTGCCTGGGGTGACGAGAGCAGGTCTGCCGTGGTCTCTGCAGGCGGGGGTTCCAGGACTGGGTGCTCCAGTGTGGGCTGGCTCATAGCACGCAGTGTGTCATCAAGAAGCCCCAGAAACAAAGGGCAGCCACTGTGTGGCTCGTGGAAGGCACTTTCCCTGGAAAGTCGCTGGATGGGTTGGGCAGGCCAAGAGCTCTTGGGTGGCCCCTATTGGGTGTCAGGCTGCAGAATGGCTCTTCTGTCCTAAAGAGTGGTATTGGTCAGCTCGCCACCCCAAAGCACACCCAGGGCAACTGGCTCACAAAGGGCAGAGGCTGCTTGGGCCCACGGCTTTGGAGGCTTCAGTCCACATGTGGCCCAGACGCTGGAGAAAGGAACCTCCAGCATCAAGGAATCaaggaccccccccccacacacacacacacacaagggggCGGTGGTGTCCTGGCAGCAGAGGGTTTACCAAGGCTTGGCATGTGTGTGACCAGCTGTGGCCCAGGCATGACGCAGGTTGGCCAGTGGGCTTGGGCATCTTGAGAGTCGACAAGCTTCTCTGGGGCCCGCTGCTTGACCCAAGGTAGTGAGGCAGCTGGTCATGGGGGGAGCTCAGGCAGAGCAAGACCTGCTCACCTCAGAATAGGGTGAGAAAGAGAGGTAGGGACCTTGGTACCCCTTGAGGAGACTCATGACTACAGGAGAAAGGACCAGGGTCCCCCTCAGGGACACCCTCATGAACCAGGACCTCCCTGGGCCAACCTCCCAAGAGTCCCTCCACCTCCCACCACTCTGGGGACATCTTAGGTCCAGCTGCAGCCTTGGCCTCGTCTTATGCTGCTGGTGTCCTATGGTGGACGATGAGCGGTTTACCAGGTCCTGACTGTGGGCCCAGCTCTGTTCTTAGCATCTGCACACTAACTCCACTTCCAGCTCATCTCTTGGACGAGGACTTGGGCACAAGGGGCCTATGAAGGCGGAGCCAGTGAGCAGTAGCGCCCACTCAAGCCAGAGACGCCCTTCTCCCGCAGGCCACGAACCACCTGCTTAAAAAAGCACCTCTCCCACCTGGATTATTTCCAGGTTGGTCTTGAGAGAGCAGCTCAGGGGGTCCAACTGCCCCTCTGCCATGCAGCTGAGGAATAGCTGAGCAGCAGGGACACCTACCCAGTCTGCTTGCTCTTAGCGATTTCCTCAGCCAGCAGCTTTGCAGGAATACTTGATCCTCTTCGTGGGAGAGTCAGTCCAACTGTGGGTGCTGAGAGTGAGGCTAGCATGGGGCAGGACATGGGTGGACCAGGGAGATAGGGAGGGGGACACAAAGTAGTATTCCAAGCTAGAGATGCCTCCACCTCCTGCAGAACATGGGCTCCTGCCAGGACCACCCCACTTGCTGGCCAGGTGGGCGGTGGCCATTGAATGAACTcggtgcctcactcatgctaggcaagcataccacctctgagctacatgcccagcaaACTTCTGAGCCTGCCATCTTCCACTAACTATAGCTGTCCTCTGCAGTCTCTGAGGACAAACTGGTGGCTGTGCTCTTCATGGTTATCACCCTTAAGCTGAATCCCATCATCTGCACATGGAGAAACGGGAGGGTGAAAACTGCCACAAGGAGCTCCAGGGGCTAGAGGTGAACTCAAGgatggaatgaaaatgaaaacatgagccaGGAACACGAGGAGCAGGAGACTCAAAGTGCAATCTGAGTTCAGTCAACTGTGAAGGACCAGAGCTCACCTGCCTCTGTTTTCCTGCAGGTTAAATGGGCCACTTTAACCTCATGCTGGGACTTCAAGCCCTGTCCTAGTGGTCAGTGGTTTCCAGTGTGGTCACATTGGGACACCTTCTCCCTCTTCTGCAGTAATCAGCACTGCACAGTGTTTAGAATGGAGGATGGATCCCATGAAATGCAATTCCACCCAGTCACCTCTCAGCAGTGTGACCTTGGCTGTATTCACTGCACCTCTGGGGGTAGCATGCAGTGATAGATAGAAGAATCGTGGCACTTGGAGTCAAAGGTCCATGCTGTGGCCAGTTCTCCTTACCAGAATGATCTTGGGAGACCACAGAACAGATTCTCTCCTTCCTTGGGTGCCTTCCTCCCATTAGCCTGGTTCTGTTGTCTGAAATTCAATAGTAGAAGTCTTATTTAATGACCAAGATGGGAGTTTATTAGAAGGCACATGTCTCAAAGCAGGGGTGACAAAATACAAGATGGCCATTATTAAACATTATCATCTACATCTGAACAATTTCCAAAGACTCTTCTCTTTCTATACAGTGGTTATCTGGGGTCTCAGGGAAAGAAGTAATGTAGCTAGGACTGTGTTTGCTTCAATCTGGTGAAGAGTGGCTTCAGTCAAACCAATCTCACTGCTTGTTCCTGTGTGCACTATGACCTAAGAAAGgctcttaaattttttaatggttgaggaaaaataatcaaaaaagaagTTTTGGTGACACACATTAGCATGAAATTCAAATGTTTATGTTCATAATACAGTTTTATTGGATGACAGCCAGGCCCATATTTTGCGTGTTCTCTGTGTCTGTTTCCACACTATAAGAGCAGAATGGGACAGAGACTGCGTAGTCCATAAAGCCCTcaatatttattctcttattttacGGGAAAAGACTGTTTGGCCTTGGTTGGAGTCACAGAATCATGTATTGCTGATTCGAGAAGAAGTTTGGAGGTCAATGTTCCCAGGatgatttttaattctgtgacgATGGCAGACTGGATTGGCATTGCTTGGCTCCCTAGGCTGTTGTAAGGGTTGCAAGATGCAGTACAGCAGCTGCTCCAAGCATCATATCTTCATATGTAGGATGGTAAAGTCCCAGCTcacattttgagaaataattatgAGAAATCTCCtgcaggatttctttttcttttttcattcttattgGCCAGAACTAAGTCAGGGGTCCACCCCTATATGCAAATAAGGTGGGAGAGTGAGCATTGGCAAAAGACAATGGGATTACGTGAGGTGCTAAGATGTGAAGAGGGAGAGTTCACCACCAGGGTTTTGGTGAGGTGCACCTGGGCACAGTGAGGTAGGTGAGCATTTGACTCTGATGCCTCACTGACTGAACAAAATCCAAATCTACCACCTAACATTGTGAAACCTCACAAACAACTGAAATTCTGTGATTCCATGGAATGTCAAGACCTTGAGTCCAATAAATTTTCACATTccaataaattcaataatttttgacaaaattatacactGTGGAGCCAACACCCCaaactaaaaggaaatatttctatCACCCCAGAAACTACTCATGACTCCTCCCAGGTAATCTCTAAACCTGACTGCCAATTGGCACCTGCTCATCTAATTTCTATCATCATGGAATTCTTTAGCTTCTTCCTAGTCTCCTATGAATGCAAGCATGAAGCACGTACACTCTTCTATCCGGCTCCATTCTCTCAATGTAATGTTTTAGAGAGTCATCTGTGTTGTGGCCTCCAAGAGGTTGTTCTTTGTATTTAATAAGTAGTTTTCCATTTCATAAATGGAAAACAcaccacaataaaaaaagagattctCTTATAGGAAGACATGGCATTGATTTCAGTAACTGACTGTAGTAAACAAGCTCTGCTACAATGGGTACTTAACATTTCCATTTGTTAAGAGAAAAGCATGAACTGAtagccattcatttattgaacacaCCAAATAACTTTTCACAAAGAAGGTTGTGAATAAATATATTCCTATTTCTGAAAGGAAAAGGATTGGGAtctaattgaaatgaaaaaaaataagaccatacTCAATGGGTTAATAATATTTaccagaataagaaataaaatcaacctcTGAAgccaaaaagtataattttaagtaAGCAGGCACAGTCTAACAACACAAATAAGTTTAACAATGTAGTTTCCCTGTAACACTCAAagattcatattaaaataaatctaactcAGGTTTATTAAAAAGCTGAAACTTCCAATATGACAATACTTTCACAGATTTGACAAAAATTCAATTTCATGAGGATGTATTGTGGAATACATAGAGGTTTTGCATGAATACTTCAGGCTTTGATGTAAGTACCTGCTAACCTTCTTTCCTAGGTTTCTTTCTCTGTGGATGACAATGGTTATCCCAGGTGGAAAAGCAATCTTGTCAAACATTGTGCTAAATCATAAAATGTCTCTTCATAGTTTTCTCCTTGGTCATTAGTTTACACTTGAGACACTTTGATTTCAGGCTGAGTTGACATTAGTGAATGAGACTTGAAGAAATCCTCATTTTTCATATTACAAAATTCTCTCCTGGCATCTCTAAGACATTCCACCACACTAAATTTACAACACACACAGGTGTGGTCAAAGCCCTGTAAGGAATCCCCATGTTCTCCACACCTCATTTCAATGCTTATGAATTCAGAGTAAATCTGCTTCAGCTATAGCAGGGCATCTCCAGGGCAGGCCTATAGACACTGGGCTGGGTACTCTTCTATATGGACAGTCTTGGTCTGTAGGATGTCACAGCCTCCCTGggctctccctgcttcctgtcaGCAGCCCCTCCCTCACCAGGCAGCTTGGACAAGAGCCAATGGCTCCACACATTACCCAGTGTCCTCTGGGGTAAATCACCCCTGGCTGGGAACCACCCATCTATACCCCTTCTACACCACAGGCTTTGAGATGTGCTATTTCAGTTTCCCTAAGCCTTGGACCCACACATTGAGTACTGTCATTTTATATCAAGCCCCAGGATCAAGCTCCTGATGAGCAGGAGAGGGATCATTGCCTTGTGAACAGTGTGATGTAGGTGAGAGCTCTGTGAATTCTGGGTGAATTTAATTTGTTCACatttcccaattatttttttcctactaggCTTGTGCAGGTCCTGCTTCCCCTGAGAGATTCTGCCTGATTAGGAAGGGGAAAGGGTACAGATCCCTGGAGACCTCGGCTCACCTGATCATGCCTTCCCCCCAGGTGTCCCATAAGCAGCTGACTTAGGGCTGAGCTGCCAGGGTTCTTAGTTCTCTGTGGAGCACCTGGGAGGTGAGTCTACCtggatcttgtttttaaattcaggaaCCTATGAGACCCTGTGCCTGAGTCTCCCACTTTCCTAAGTCTAAAGCTGCAAGTAGAACAGATCCCCCGTCTTAAGATTCCTGGCGAGCAGGTGTTCTGGTCCTAGATTGGTCTAAGGCTTCCCCACCGGCTAACTGGCAGCTTCCCAGAGCCCAGAGCTGTGCCCAAGGAGGAATTTGCATCTCTGACTTCAGAACAGAAAAGGTCACTGTGGTGAGCTCAGCAAAGGACAGAAACACTggtttcacttttgttttgtgAACATGGGCTCCTTTGGTATGTGATGATTGATTTCTCCCCTTAAAACACAGGACTGGGGTCCTGAGGCATGTggggtttcacaaagttttcttgTGTGGGTGTCGGGGGCAttctgtgccaggctctgggatTGAGGAATGAAGAAGATATGCTCTTGGTCCTTGAGGACCTTTGTTCTTTCAAATTTACTGGAAACCTATGATATCGCAAATACTGTGCTTAGAAGGCCAGGGGAGACATACACCCACAGTCACTCAACTGAGTGCTATGATTTGGTGGTCACAGAAGTAAGCATGTGGCAGAGATGGCGTGGTGAGAAGATGCAGTCTCTCCCTTAGGAGGCCCATGCTGCAGGAGGTAGGTGGccacataaaacaatataatcCAGTGTGAAGCCCTGTGATTCCAAAATATCCAAGGGAAAGGGGGCCACTGGCTGTGAGAGACTCTGGCCTGACAATATGGATTTCCTAACTGAGAAATATCCAAGGCAGCACAGAGGACAGGAACAGAACTTACCCTGGGACAGACCTGGGAGTGGGAGTCACGACGTCTATCTCTGAGGTAGCTATGATCAGCATATTAGTTGGGCCCTGAGTGAGGAAGAGGTTAAATTACTCTCTAGGTAGACACAGTGGTGCTAGCCTGAATATGAATCAGAAGAATCCCCAGCTGGAGGTCTCGCTAGGAAATAtagggagatcctgtctaaaaataaaaaataaaagcctgaGTGTGAAGGTCAGTTTTAGAATGCTTagctagcatgtgccaggccctgagttcaatccctagtacaggaCAGAGAGAAATAATTTGCAATATCACATAGACACTATCTGAAAAACACATGCATATGACCCCAGACTGTTAGCAGACATAAGCTGTCTTCCATGAATGGCTTGGTAGAATAGCCCAGGGATCTAAGAACTTACTATGAACCTTGCCTTCTCTTTGTATGTATAACTGTAAGTTCTCTCTATGAGTTTCCTCTGGGTCCTGATGGTGCTTAACCACCTCAGCCTGTCTCCATCACTGGAGAAAGGAAGCTTTGTGGTATGAGGGTTAGTCGTCTGGCTCCAGTATCAGGTGCTCTAGAGTCTCATTATGTGAGACCACAGCTCATGTACATTGACCTCAGCTAGCTCAGACACAGTCCAGAAAGGAGCAGGACTACCTGCATATCAGCCAGTGGAGAATGTTGGTGATGACAATGTTGAGAGActaggaggtagagagggatgagtCAGAGGTTGAGTGGCCACTGATGAAATGAAAAGTGCCCATGAGGAGAATCATGCATGAATTGAATAGATCCTTAGAAAGCAATAAGGTCACACAGAGACCATGTTTAGAGGTCAAGAAATAGGAGGAGAAGTAGAAATAAAGACTCAGACAAAACTTTGTGGTCTTCTTGGGGGTGCTGAGTGCAGGTGCACCACAGGACATCTCTTCTGAAGACTCTGAAGGGCATGTGGACAGGGTGAAAACACTGTTTTGGAAACCAGATTTAGACAACAAGCAAATGTAAGTGAAATACAGGAAAGCTGCAGTGAAAGAtagttcagaatatacaaaggCAAAAGAGAGACACATTACATAGACAGAGAAACACTGTCCTATCTGCCCCACATTGTCCAATGAGGGGActtgttgagtttttaaaaggtTGCCCCTCCTCTGCTCTGTTTCCACGAGTCCAACCTCTGCATACAAAATTATTTCCCTTTCCACTTTGCAAACATTCTGATGACTTTTTCTACATTTGACATTTTCTATAGAAGAAAACTCAAaatctgtaacagtccttcttaCACTGGTTCTAGACTCTCTAAACTGCTTTATTTGTTGTTATAGTCACCTTAATCCAGCAACCCACTATACATCTGCAGTTGCTGCCTCCATTCTTGGAATGTTCTTCCCTTCTTCTATAAAGAAGACTTATCTTCCAATATCTAGTTCCAAGCATCTCAGGCAAGTGTCTCTATGTGGCTGATACAGTAtgaaaaaatcttttgttttctatcattTCAGGTCACACCACCCAAATAGCTGCTTCTTGGTGGTGACCTCATGGCCAATACACACAATGTGACAGAATTCATTTTCCTGGGACTATCTCCCAACCCGGAGGTGCAGAGGATTTGCTTTCTAATATTTCTGCTCTTGTACGTGGCGATTGTCCTGGGGAATTCCCTCATTGTGCTCACTGTCCTGACCAGCAGAAGTCTGGGatcccccatgtacttcttcctcagctACCTGTCCTTCGTGGAGATCTGCTACTCCTCTACTACAGCCCCCAAACTCCTCTCAGATCTGCTGGCTGAGAGGAAAACCATACCTTGGTGGGGCTGCTTGGTACAATTTTTCTTCCTGCACTTCTTTGCAGGTACTGAGATTTTCCTGCTcactgtgatggcctatgaccgctatgtggccatctgcaagcccctCAACTACACCACCATCATGAACCAGCAGGTGTGCATGGTCCTGGTGGGAATGGCATGGGTAGGGGGCTTTGTGCATTCCCTTTCCCAGATCCTTCTCATCTTCCAGCTGCCCTTCTGTGGCCCCAATGTGATTGACCACTATTTCTGTGATGTGCTCCCCTATGTGGTCATCCTACTTCATCTGAGGACTCGGAGCTCTGAGGGGAGGcgcaaagccttctccacctgtgggtcccACATCACCGTGGTCATGTTGTTCTTTGTGCCCTGTGTCTTCATCTACATGAGGCCTTCGACCACTCTGCCTGCAGACAAGATGGTAGCCGTGTTCTACACAGTGGTGACCCCACTCCTCAACCCTGTCATCTACTCCCTGAGGAATGCTGAGGTGAAGAAGGCCATGAAGAGGCTGTGGACCAGGGCAATGAAACTAGATGGGACATAGAGGCTGAGTCTTGGTACTGGTCCTGGTTTGGGAACGATGCTGTGTTCAAACACAGGGGCACAATGGATAGAAGGAGGTTAATCCTAGAGTTACTCTATCtggagtttttatttaaaaatgtccttttaatcacctgtaaaatatttcatcttatggATGTACTGACTATACCTGGCCATTTTCAGTTGTGCCTCTAATTTTTAGTACAATAATTaagtcttttaaat is drawn from Urocitellus parryii isolate mUroPar1 chromosome 4, mUroPar1.hap1, whole genome shotgun sequence and contains these coding sequences:
- the LOC144254232 gene encoding olfactory receptor 4X2-like, with protein sequence MANTHNVTEFIFLGLSPNPEVQRICFLIFLLLYVAIVLGNSLIVLTVLTSRSLGSPMYFFLSYLSFVEICYSSTTAPKLLSDLLAERKTIPWWGCLVQFFFLHFFAGTEIFLLTVMAYDRYVAICKPLNYTTIMNQQVCMVLVGMAWVGGFVHSLSQILLIFQLPFCGPNVIDHYFCDVLPYVVILLHLRTRSSEGRRKAFSTCGSHITVVMLFFVPCVFIYMRPSTTLPADKMVAVFYTVVTPLLNPVIYSLRNAEVKKAMKRLWTRAMKLDGT